From Oryza sativa Japonica Group chromosome 4, ASM3414082v1, one genomic window encodes:
- the LOC136356163 gene encoding uncharacterized protein — protein sequence MPRRRTSSPRCWSVSPSERTPGGSGGRASGSGGKDSGLVIHRVVKESGSSANYPVLTKTNYNDWALLMKIKLQARCLWDAVERGRAAVELHEDQMALDAIYSAVPPEMISILATKASAKEAWDCIKTMRVGDNRIRKASAQRVRTEYERIAFRDGESVEEFAMWLTSVVNQLATHGDPEPDDKVVEKYLHVARPRFSQLVLSIETLLDISTLSLEEITGRL from the coding sequence ATGCCAAGGCGTCGCACGAGCTCCCCGCGCTGTTGGTCGGTGTCGCCGAGCGAGCGCACTCCTGGAGGTTCCGGCGGCCGCGCTTCGGGCAGCGGCGGGAAGGACAGCGGGCTGGTTATACACCGCGTGGTCAAGGAGTCAGGATCGTCTGCGAACTATCCGGTTCTCACGAAGACGAATTACAATGACTGGGCATTGCTCATGAAGATCAAGTTGCAGGCACGTTGCCTGTGGGACGCTGTCGAACGTGGCCGCGCTGCCGTTGAGCTGCACGAGGATCAGATGGCGCTTGATGCGATCTATAGTGCGGTTCCACCCGAGATGATCTCGATCTTGGCGACGAAGGCATCGGCGAAGGAGGCATGGGACTGCATCAAGACAATGCGCGTCGGTGACAACCGCATCCGCAAGGCCAGCGCACAACGGGTGCGTACGGAGTACGAGAGGATCGCATTCCGGGACGGCGAGTCGGTGGAGGAGTTCGCCATGTGGCTTACTAGTGTCGTCAACCAACTCGCCACCCACGGTGATCCCGAGCCCGATGACAAGGTTGTCGAGAAGTATCTGCACGTCGCCCGACCGAGGTTTAGCCAACTGGTTCTTTCAATTGAAACTCTTCTCGATATATCTACCTTGTCGTTGGAGGAAATCACCGGGAGACTCTAG